The DNA segment TTCCATCCGCCAGCGGCTCTGGGCCTGCAGGCGGGAGAGTGCTGCGGCGATGTCGGCGCCGGGGACGCCGAGGGCTGTGGCTACCGACGCAGCGGCGAGGAGGTTCGTGATCTGGTGGGTGCCGATGAGCTTCGCGGAGACCGGGTGGGTGGTGTCGCCGTCGGCGGTGGGTACCACGAGGTCGAACGCGGGGTGGCCCTCGGCAGTGGTGGTGACCGCCGTCGCCCGGACGGCCGGGCCGCCGTCGGGAAGCTGGGAGGAGTCGGAGGTGAAGTAGAGCCGTTGCGCCGCGGTGACCGATTCCATGGCGAGCACGCGGGCGTCGTCGGCGTTGATCACGGCGGTTCCGGATGCCGGGAGAGCACGGACCAGTTCCGACTTTGCCCGGGCAATGTTCTCCACACCGCCGAATTCTCCGGCGTGGGCGCTTCCGACCCCGAGGACCACACCGATGTCGGGGGCCACCATTTCTGCGAGGTAGGTGATCTGCCCGATCTTGGTGGCACCCATCTCGATGATGAGATACCGGGTGCCGTACTCCGCGCCGAAGACGGTGAGCGGAACACCCACTTCGCCGTTGTACGAACCGACCGGCGCCACCGTGGGAGCCTGATCAGCGAGGATACCGGCCAGGAGGTCCTTCGTGGTGGTCTTGCCCGCGGACCCGGTAATGCCGATGACGGTCAGGGGCGAGTGGGCGCGCAGGCGCCGGACCACCTCGGCAGCGAGGCGACCCATCGCGAGGACGACGTCGTCGACGACGACGGCCGGGTAGTCGGCGGGACCGTCGGTCTGGTCCTGCGGGACCGGGCGCTCCACCAGGGCCAGGACGGCTCCGTTCCGGAACGCCTGGGGCACGAACTGGTGACCGTCGGCTATTTCGCCGGGCTTGGCGACGAAGAGACCGCCGGCCTGGACCTCACGGGAATCCACCGAGACGGAGGTCACGGTGAGGGTCTGCTGGGCTGCGGCTGCGGGGGTCAAGGCACCCCTGGTGATTGCCGCGATTT comes from the Arthrobacter sp. CAN_C5 genome and includes:
- the murF gene encoding UDP-N-acetylmuramoyl-tripeptide--D-alanyl-D-alanine ligase, with the protein product MIELSAAEIAAITRGALTPAAAAQQTLTVTSVSVDSREVQAGGLFVAKPGEIADGHQFVPQAFRNGAVLALVERPVPQDQTDGPADYPAVVVDDVVLAMGRLAAEVVRRLRAHSPLTVIGITGSAGKTTTKDLLAGILADQAPTVAPVGSYNGEVGVPLTVFGAEYGTRYLIIEMGATKIGQITYLAEMVAPDIGVVLGVGSAHAGEFGGVENIARAKSELVRALPASGTAVINADDARVLAMESVTAAQRLYFTSDSSQLPDGGPAVRATAVTTTAEGHPAFDLVVPTADGDTTHPVSAKLIGTHQITNLLAAASVATALGVPGADIAAALSRLQAQSRWRMERSERADGVTIINDAYNANPESMRAALRTLAELGRGRRTWAVLGEMLELGDDSIAEHDAVGRVVVRLNITKLLVVGMGARALYNGAVLEGSWGDEVLFAADVAEAETMLAAELQPGDLVLFKSSNGSGLRFLGDRIALSSTETPTTAMPGTSAPGPTDLQGRPQL